A region of Gemmatimonadota bacterium DNA encodes the following proteins:
- a CDS encoding TolC family protein, translating to MRLTLADALARMDSASESVGIARAAVRSAEAGQMRARSAYLPQLNGSVAYTRTLKTQFSGLSTGSNDSTPAPTNCGTFRPNPALPLAERLDSLERGLDCTANGNGGLDFSNLPFGRANQWNFGLSATQTIYNPALAGRRGAANAALDRAELALAAERAKAILDGAQAYLDAQLAERLLAIADSSLAQAERTLGETRLAREVGNAAEFDLLRASVARDNQRPIVIQRRVQRDQALLRLRQLLDLPAGTTLSLVTPLGDTSAVALPTFAATIAAAGSGGAMDRAPVRQAEAGLRASAGNLSSARGTRLPSLALSSDYAKIAFPDDVFGIKNFLTDWTVAVRVRVPLFTGGALRSDVLAAEAARDDAALRLRQATEVATREAESLQLELQGAEASWAASAGTAEQAARAYAISEVRVRNGLSTLTDLAEARLQLQQAEANRAQAARDLQVTRLRMALLRDLPFGTAASGGF from the coding sequence GTGCGCCTGACGTTGGCGGACGCATTGGCCCGCATGGATTCGGCGTCGGAGTCGGTCGGGATCGCGCGCGCCGCGGTGCGGAGCGCGGAGGCCGGCCAGATGAGGGCGCGGTCGGCGTATCTGCCGCAGCTGAACGGCAGCGTCGCCTACACCCGCACCCTCAAGACGCAGTTCTCGGGGTTGTCGACGGGGAGCAACGACTCCACGCCGGCACCGACGAATTGCGGGACCTTCCGCCCCAATCCTGCGCTGCCACTCGCCGAGCGACTCGACTCGCTCGAGCGCGGTCTCGACTGCACCGCGAACGGCAATGGCGGACTCGACTTCTCGAATCTGCCGTTCGGCCGCGCCAACCAATGGAACTTCGGCCTCTCGGCGACGCAGACGATCTACAACCCGGCGCTGGCCGGTCGGCGTGGTGCGGCGAATGCCGCCCTCGATCGGGCCGAGCTCGCGCTGGCAGCTGAGCGCGCCAAGGCAATTCTCGACGGGGCGCAGGCGTACCTCGATGCGCAGCTGGCGGAGCGGTTGCTGGCGATCGCCGACTCCTCGTTGGCTCAGGCCGAGCGCACGCTCGGCGAGACGCGCCTTGCGCGGGAAGTCGGCAACGCCGCCGAGTTCGACCTGCTGCGTGCCTCGGTGGCACGCGACAACCAGCGCCCGATCGTGATTCAGCGTCGGGTGCAGCGCGATCAGGCGTTGCTCCGGCTGCGGCAACTGCTCGATCTGCCGGCCGGGACGACGCTCTCCCTGGTCACGCCGCTCGGAGACACCAGTGCGGTCGCCCTGCCGACCTTCGCCGCGACGATCGCGGCGGCCGGCAGCGGCGGCGCGATGGACCGCGCCCCGGTGCGCCAGGCCGAAGCCGGGCTGCGCGCCAGCGCGGGCAACCTCTCCTCTGCGCGCGGGACCCGGTTGCCGTCGTTGGCGCTGAGCAGCGACTACGCCAAGATCGCCTTCCCCGACGATGTCTTCGGGATCAAGAACTTCCTGACCGACTGGACCGTCGCCGTGCGCGTCCGGGTCCCGCTCTTCACGGGCGGCGCGCTGCGTTCCGACGTGCTGGCCGCCGAGGCCGCGCGGGATGATGCCGCGCTCCGCCTGCGCCAGGCGACCGAAGTGGCGACGCGCGAAGCGGAGTCATTGCAGCTCGAGCTTCAGGGCGCCGAAGCGTCCTGGGCCGCGAGCGCCGGCACGGCGGAGCAGGCCGCGCGCGCCTACGCGATCAGCGAGGTCCGGGTACGCAACGGCCTCTCGACGTTGACCGACTTGGCGGAGGCCCGGCTGCAGTTGCAGCAGGCCGAGGCGAATCGTGCGCAGGCCGCGCGCGACCTGCAGGTGACGCGCCTCCGCATGGCGCTCTTGCGTGACCTTCCGTTTGGCACTGCCGCTTCGGGTGGCTTCTGA
- a CDS encoding carbohydrate binding family 9 domain-containing protein, whose translation MLLLATAVTAAFLVVPGPADPDPRVHSGRAGQTAVKPPRLAGVATIDGVLDEPMWGQAAVLTGFSQFTPVDGVAAGDSTEVLVWYSATALHIGVRAFAPGGTVRATLAERDRIGSDDQVQLYLSTFNDGRQASYFAVNPLGVQADGALNESGGVSCGMMGCGASTRQSPDLSQDFVWTSKGTVTADGYVVEMRIPFKSIRMQGSKVQTWGINLLRRVQRSGQEQTWTAAKLASSSFLAQSGRLEGLTDLDTGHALDIIPTITSRVTGAPPSGSGRFDYGGGTPEFGGDLRYGVTPNLTLRATAHPDFSQVESDVTQFAFDPRQAVRYAERRPFFLDGVEQFDAPFGLIYTRRIVQPVFATKLTGKVGNNQIGVMAAVDDQAGSAFDSHPVYGIVRASHDLGPGSRIAGLWTEQHDGDATNRVLGIDGRLVIKGINSLTWSAAYAHDNRNGVVTNAPIFSAGFRRAGRNLRLNYSMNAVPGDFITRTGLIGQRDVANVVIDHSYTWLLGRKTVESVTGGVSVQGTWKYDNFVHGGEILNRYLHFNTTARLKGGWNVGASYFVETFGYDSTIYRGVYVQQANGDVTPFTGGGQRLPNNDYVLQFNTPAWKHFDFSGFTLIGLNDENYAEWSSGRLFTTNLGMNIRPNDQLRLGFSVNENRVYRATDHSRVLLQDVLVGRVEYQISRAMQIRLITQYSIDTRDSLRDDGRTNLPLVVQQGNAFVPAAAYDRRSLQANFLFTYLPNPGTVMYLGYGNLRQRPDLDGRAALGPTRSDFFLKLSYLLKMRG comes from the coding sequence ATGCTGCTGCTCGCCACCGCTGTCACGGCTGCCTTCCTCGTGGTGCCCGGCCCCGCCGATCCTGACCCGCGGGTGCATTCGGGGCGAGCGGGGCAGACCGCCGTCAAGCCGCCCCGGTTGGCGGGGGTGGCGACCATCGATGGCGTGCTGGACGAGCCGATGTGGGGGCAGGCCGCGGTGTTGACGGGCTTCTCGCAGTTCACTCCGGTTGATGGCGTGGCGGCGGGCGACTCGACCGAGGTCCTGGTCTGGTACTCGGCCACCGCGCTGCACATCGGGGTTCGGGCGTTCGCGCCGGGCGGCACGGTGCGGGCCACGCTGGCCGAGCGGGACCGGATCGGCAGCGATGACCAGGTCCAGCTGTATCTCTCGACCTTCAACGACGGGCGGCAGGCATCGTACTTCGCCGTCAACCCGCTGGGCGTGCAGGCGGACGGCGCGCTGAACGAGTCGGGCGGGGTGTCGTGCGGGATGATGGGGTGCGGCGCCTCGACGCGGCAGTCCCCCGACCTGTCACAGGACTTTGTCTGGACCTCCAAGGGGACGGTGACCGCGGACGGCTACGTCGTGGAGATGCGGATTCCCTTCAAGAGCATCCGCATGCAGGGGAGCAAGGTGCAGACGTGGGGAATCAACCTGCTCCGCAGGGTGCAGCGGAGCGGGCAGGAACAGACGTGGACGGCCGCCAAGCTCGCGTCCTCCTCCTTTCTGGCGCAGTCGGGCCGGCTCGAAGGGCTGACGGATCTCGACACCGGCCACGCGCTCGACATCATCCCGACGATCACGTCGCGGGTGACGGGTGCGCCGCCGTCGGGCAGTGGCCGATTCGACTACGGCGGTGGGACGCCGGAGTTCGGCGGCGACCTCCGCTACGGCGTGACCCCCAACCTGACGTTGCGCGCCACGGCGCATCCCGACTTCTCGCAGGTCGAGAGCGACGTCACGCAGTTCGCGTTCGACCCGCGGCAGGCCGTGCGCTACGCGGAGCGTCGGCCCTTCTTCCTCGACGGCGTCGAGCAGTTCGACGCCCCGTTCGGGTTGATCTACACGCGCCGCATCGTGCAGCCGGTGTTCGCCACGAAGTTGACGGGCAAGGTCGGCAACAATCAGATCGGCGTGATGGCGGCGGTGGACGATCAGGCCGGCTCCGCCTTCGACAGCCATCCGGTCTACGGCATCGTCCGCGCCTCCCACGACCTCGGCCCCGGCTCGAGGATCGCAGGATTGTGGACCGAGCAACATGACGGCGATGCCACCAACCGCGTCCTCGGCATCGACGGCCGATTGGTGATCAAGGGAATCAACTCGCTGACCTGGAGCGCGGCGTACGCCCACGACAACCGCAACGGCGTGGTGACCAACGCGCCGATCTTCAGTGCCGGGTTCCGGCGCGCCGGGCGCAACCTCCGGCTCAACTACTCGATGAACGCGGTGCCGGGCGACTTCATCACGCGCACGGGGCTGATCGGCCAGCGCGACGTCGCCAACGTGGTCATCGACCACAGCTACACCTGGCTCCTCGGCCGGAAGACGGTGGAATCGGTGACCGGCGGCGTCTCGGTGCAGGGGACCTGGAAGTACGACAACTTCGTCCACGGCGGCGAGATCCTCAACCGCTACCTCCACTTCAACACGACGGCGCGGCTCAAGGGTGGCTGGAATGTCGGGGCGTCGTACTTCGTGGAGACGTTCGGCTACGACTCGACGATCTACCGCGGCGTCTATGTGCAGCAGGCCAACGGCGACGTCACGCCGTTCACCGGCGGCGGGCAGCGGTTGCCGAACAACGACTATGTCCTGCAGTTCAACACCCCGGCGTGGAAGCACTTCGATTTCAGCGGCTTCACGCTGATCGGGTTGAACGACGAGAACTACGCCGAGTGGTCGTCGGGGCGGTTGTTCACGACGAACCTCGGGATGAACATCCGGCCCAATGACCAGCTCCGGCTCGGCTTCTCGGTCAACGAGAACCGCGTCTACCGCGCGACGGACCACAGCCGCGTCCTGCTGCAGGACGTCCTGGTCGGCCGCGTCGAATACCAGATCTCGCGGGCGATGCAGATCCGCCTGATCACCCAGTACTCCATCGACACGCGTGATTCGCTGCGTGATGATGGACGCACCAACCTGCCGCTGGTCGTGCAGCAGGGCAACGCGTTCGTCCCGGCCGCGGCGTACGATCGACGCAGCCTGCAGGCCAACTTCCTCTTCACCTACCTGCCGAACCCGGGCACGGTGATGTACCTCGGTTACGGCAACCTCCGCCAGCGGCCCGACCTCGATGGGCGCGCGGCGCTGGGGCCGACGCGGAGCGACTTCTTCTTGAAGCTCAGCTATTTGCTCAAGATGAGGGGATAG
- a CDS encoding esterase family protein, translated as MWQRTTHRWESPNLLGRSMELVVHGHAGARVLVFPTSMGRFHEWEDQGMAQLLADQLSAGHLQLICVASVDAESWYDDHAHPHHQAVWHARYDAYLRDEVVPFTLVSNPNPFLITMGASFGAYHALAFGCRYPHLVSRVLAMSGLVDIKRLTHGYSDDLVYAYNPADFMRHEHDPARLEAFRRMDIILAVGRDDPLRPGNEAFSRVLWERGIGNALRLWDGWAHDWPWWKQMVRLYIGGHD; from the coding sequence ATGTGGCAGCGTACCACCCACCGCTGGGAGAGCCCGAACCTCCTGGGGCGGTCGATGGAACTCGTGGTGCATGGCCATGCCGGGGCGCGCGTGCTGGTCTTTCCGACCTCGATGGGACGGTTCCACGAATGGGAAGACCAGGGGATGGCGCAGCTGCTCGCCGATCAGCTCTCGGCGGGCCATCTGCAGTTGATCTGCGTCGCGTCGGTCGACGCCGAGAGCTGGTACGACGATCACGCGCACCCGCACCATCAGGCCGTGTGGCACGCGCGCTATGACGCGTATCTGCGCGACGAAGTGGTGCCCTTCACCCTGGTCAGCAATCCGAATCCGTTTCTGATCACGATGGGGGCGTCCTTCGGCGCCTACCACGCGCTGGCGTTCGGCTGCCGCTATCCGCATCTCGTCAGTCGCGTCCTGGCGATGAGCGGCCTGGTCGACATCAAGCGGCTCACGCACGGCTACTCGGACGACCTGGTGTACGCGTACAATCCCGCCGACTTCATGCGGCACGAGCATGACCCGGCGCGCCTCGAGGCCTTCCGCCGGATGGACATCATCCTGGCCGTGGGGCGCGACGACCCGCTGCGTCCCGGCAACGAGGCATTCTCCCGCGTCCTCTGGGAGCGCGGGATCGGCAACGCCCTCCGTCTCTGGGACGGCTGGGCACACGATTGGCCCTGGTGGAAGCAGATGGTGCGACTCTACATCGGTGGACACGACTGA
- a CDS encoding gamma-glutamyl-gamma-aminobutyrate hydrolase family protein, with product MARTRPLIGVTTQTLHAIDGIPQDLPVSWVMNQRYVHAVMAAGGVPVLIPLLAEDPATLRAIYERIDGVLIPGGVDIDPAYYRTPRHEKLGRLDPARDTSELVIARWAVKDAKPLLGLCRGLQVLNVALGGSLWQDLAEERPESLKHDFFPTAGWAREHRAHDVEVRGDSRLGEALGHGAVSVNSMHHQGIRTLGYNLVATATAPDGLIEAAEATEGFAVGVQWHPEMFEGGDAGVGRLFEAFVDAANGSSRLA from the coding sequence ATGGCCCGGACCAGGCCCCTCATCGGGGTGACAACGCAGACCCTGCACGCCATCGACGGCATCCCCCAGGACCTCCCCGTCTCCTGGGTGATGAACCAGCGCTATGTCCACGCCGTGATGGCGGCGGGCGGCGTCCCCGTGCTGATCCCGCTGCTGGCCGAGGACCCGGCCACCCTGCGGGCCATTTACGAGCGGATCGACGGCGTGCTGATTCCTGGCGGCGTCGACATCGACCCCGCCTACTACCGCACCCCGCGCCACGAGAAGCTCGGCCGCCTCGACCCCGCCCGTGACACCTCCGAATTGGTGATCGCCCGCTGGGCCGTCAAGGACGCCAAGCCGCTCCTCGGCCTCTGCCGCGGTCTGCAAGTGCTCAACGTCGCGCTCGGCGGCTCCCTCTGGCAGGACCTCGCCGAGGAACGCCCCGAGTCACTCAAGCACGACTTCTTCCCGACGGCCGGCTGGGCCCGCGAACACCGCGCCCACGACGTCGAAGTCCGCGGCGATTCCCGCCTCGGCGAAGCCCTCGGGCACGGCGCCGTGTCGGTGAATTCGATGCACCATCAGGGCATTCGCACCCTCGGCTACAACCTGGTCGCCACCGCCACGGCCCCCGACGGCCTCATCGAGGCCGCCGAAGCCACGGAAGGCTTCGCCGTCGGCGTCCAGTGGCACCCCGAAATGTTCGAAGGCGGTGACGCCGGCGTCGGCCGCCTCTTCGAGGCCTTCGTCGATGCGGCGAATGGGAGCAGCAGACTGGCGTAG
- a CDS encoding TetR/AcrR family transcriptional regulator: MDIRSSLLEVTAQLFAEHGWRGTTTRRIAEAAGVNEVTVFRHFGSKEVLLREAIESAATVGPLAILPEEPGQVREELLSWAMAVHAHVLGQRKLIRTALAEFEEHPEVAPVSCEGAMRAMEQMVGYLTKARARGLIADEGSLEGATVMLMNAIFLDGITRDVVPSCGGMTAPVTIEAFVDLMTRALGVTA, translated from the coding sequence ATGGACATCAGATCATCGCTGCTCGAAGTCACCGCCCAGCTCTTTGCCGAACATGGCTGGCGCGGCACGACCACCCGCCGGATCGCCGAGGCGGCCGGGGTCAACGAAGTGACCGTCTTCCGGCACTTCGGGTCGAAGGAGGTCCTGCTCCGCGAGGCCATCGAGTCCGCGGCCACCGTGGGACCGTTGGCAATCCTCCCGGAGGAGCCGGGGCAGGTGCGGGAGGAGTTGTTGTCGTGGGCCATGGCGGTTCATGCGCATGTCCTGGGGCAGCGCAAGCTGATCCGGACGGCGCTGGCCGAGTTCGAGGAGCATCCCGAGGTGGCCCCGGTGAGTTGCGAGGGGGCGATGCGGGCGATGGAACAGATGGTGGGGTATCTCACGAAGGCGCGTGCGCGTGGACTGATCGCTGACGAGGGGTCGCTCGAAGGGGCGACCGTAATGCTGATGAATGCAATCTTTCTGGATGGAATCACCCGCGACGTGGTGCCGTCGTGCGGTGGCATGACGGCGCCCGTGACGATCGAGGCTTTCGTCGACCTGATGACGCGCGCGCTGGGGGTGACGGCGTGA
- a CDS encoding carboxylate-amine ligase: MKQPSFTIGIEEEYQIIDPVTRELKSYITEMLKADSAILREIKPELHQSMVEVGTQVCHTPAEARAEIVRLRGMVMDLAAKNGLVIAAAGTHPFSKWMDQEITPLDRYVGVKEDLQDLAQRLLIFGTHVHIGIEDREFLIDAMNVCRYFLPHVLALSTSSPFWFGRNTGLKSYRSIVFRNFPRTGIPRTMESWNDFESLVNLSVKTNSIPNASKIWWDVRPSWSYPTLEFRICDICTRVDEAVCIGAIFQAICFKLWKLRRDNLTFRQYSVHFIEENKWRAIRYGLEGKLIDLGKGEEFPARDLIRELIEWFLDDVLDELGSRKEVEYAYKILNEGTSADRQLATWRETGNLHDVVDRLVAETAEGVR, from the coding sequence ATGAAGCAGCCGTCGTTCACGATCGGCATCGAGGAGGAGTACCAGATCATCGATCCGGTGACTCGCGAGCTGAAGAGCTACATCACCGAGATGCTCAAGGCCGACTCCGCGATCCTCCGCGAGATCAAGCCGGAGTTGCACCAGTCGATGGTCGAGGTCGGCACCCAGGTCTGCCACACCCCGGCGGAGGCGCGTGCGGAAATCGTCCGGCTCCGCGGCATGGTGATGGACCTCGCCGCGAAGAATGGCCTGGTGATCGCCGCCGCCGGCACGCACCCCTTCTCGAAGTGGATGGATCAGGAGATCACGCCGCTCGATCGCTACGTCGGCGTGAAGGAGGACCTGCAGGACCTCGCGCAGCGGCTGCTGATCTTCGGCACCCACGTGCACATCGGCATCGAGGACCGCGAGTTCCTCATCGACGCGATGAACGTCTGCCGCTATTTCCTGCCGCACGTCCTCGCGCTCTCGACCTCGTCGCCGTTCTGGTTCGGCCGCAACACCGGCCTCAAGAGCTACCGCAGCATCGTCTTCCGCAACTTCCCGCGCACCGGCATCCCGCGCACCATGGAATCGTGGAACGACTTCGAGTCGCTGGTCAACCTGTCGGTCAAGACCAACTCGATCCCCAACGCCTCCAAGATCTGGTGGGACGTGCGGCCGAGCTGGAGCTACCCGACGCTCGAGTTCCGGATCTGCGACATCTGCACCCGCGTCGACGAGGCCGTCTGCATCGGCGCCATCTTCCAGGCGATCTGCTTCAAGCTCTGGAAGCTGCGCCGCGACAACCTGACCTTCCGCCAGTACTCGGTGCACTTCATCGAGGAGAACAAGTGGCGGGCCATCCGCTATGGCCTCGAAGGGAAGCTGATCGACCTCGGCAAGGGCGAGGAGTTCCCCGCCCGCGACCTGATCCGCGAGCTGATCGAGTGGTTCCTCGATGACGTCCTCGACGAGCTCGGCTCCCGGAAGGAGGTCGAATACGCCTACAAGATCCTCAACGAGGGGACCTCGGCGGACCGCCAGCTGGCGACGTGGCGCGAAACTGGCAATCTTCACGACGTGGTGGATCGCCTCGTGGCAGAAACAGCGGAAGGAGTGCGGTAG